One window from the genome of Crateriforma spongiae encodes:
- a CDS encoding TadE family protein, whose amino-acid sequence MHPNRSRKSQLATPHRRRTGRRAAAVVELAVCLPLLTLIMLGTIETCNMMFVGQSLKITAYEGARVGVVPTSKAENVEYQCQLLLDAHGVKGYDVSMSPSDPGALGEDDYFQVTVSAPFDSNSLLGGYLFSGKILTRTVSLRAR is encoded by the coding sequence ATGCACCCAAACCGATCCCGGAAAAGCCAACTTGCGACACCGCATCGACGTCGTACCGGACGCCGCGCCGCGGCCGTGGTGGAACTTGCGGTCTGTTTGCCGCTGTTGACGCTGATCATGTTGGGGACGATCGAAACCTGCAACATGATGTTTGTGGGCCAAAGCTTGAAGATCACCGCTTACGAAGGCGCCCGCGTGGGGGTGGTGCCGACGTCGAAAGCGGAGAACGTCGAATACCAGTGCCAGCTGTTGCTCGATGCGCACGGCGTTAAAGGCTATGACGTTTCGATGAGTCCCAGTGATCCGGGCGCACTTGGTGAAGACGACTATTTCCAAGTCACGGTGTCCGCACCGTTTGATTCGAATTCTTTGCTGGGCGGATACCTGTTCAGCGGCAAGATACTGACACGTACGGTCAGTCTGCGTGCACGGTAA
- a CDS encoding vWA domain-containing protein codes for MPIHRIQNNQRDRRGATMALVAVLLPVLLIISAYAINITYIESLNTDVQIASDAAAHAALKEYVLTDGDKAQALTAAQTAASLNPIGEHVMPVGEGDLDVGVSNRNALDSTHSFTPAENGNAIRFVTRSLANSNNTNIKPLFPTFGTNFQFKTQREAIATQAAMDISLVVDRSGSMAYAADEVAQYPPAPAAAPAGWDFGQPVPPSARWLDLIAAVNTFKQLIEASPMEEYVALSTYNSNPATPVRLTNDYTEVMDALQAISVSFEAGGTNIGGGMMEGSAAVTDQALGRPFATKVVIVMTDGIHNYGKDPVNAAYSLYHNGITVFTITFSDEADQNKMKKVADICGGQHFHAVTAAQLADAFREIARRLPSLLTK; via the coding sequence ATGCCAATTCATCGCATCCAAAACAACCAACGTGATCGCCGCGGAGCGACGATGGCATTGGTGGCTGTGTTGCTGCCGGTGTTGCTGATCATTTCCGCCTATGCGATCAACATCACCTACATCGAATCGCTCAATACCGATGTTCAGATCGCATCGGACGCCGCAGCGCATGCGGCGCTAAAAGAGTATGTGTTGACCGACGGTGACAAGGCCCAGGCGCTTACGGCGGCACAAACCGCGGCATCGTTGAACCCAATCGGCGAACACGTCATGCCGGTCGGTGAAGGGGATTTGGATGTCGGTGTCAGCAACCGAAACGCATTGGATTCGACGCATTCGTTCACACCGGCAGAAAACGGCAATGCGATTCGATTCGTGACACGTTCACTGGCCAACAGTAACAACACCAACATCAAGCCGCTGTTCCCGACGTTCGGAACCAATTTTCAGTTCAAGACACAACGCGAAGCGATCGCCACCCAAGCGGCGATGGATATCAGCTTGGTGGTCGATCGCAGCGGATCGATGGCATACGCGGCCGACGAAGTGGCCCAGTACCCGCCGGCGCCCGCGGCCGCACCGGCCGGGTGGGATTTTGGACAACCGGTGCCACCCAGCGCACGTTGGTTGGACTTGATCGCAGCGGTCAACACGTTCAAACAGCTGATCGAAGCTTCGCCGATGGAAGAGTACGTGGCGCTGTCGACCTACAACAGCAATCCGGCCACTCCCGTTCGTCTGACGAACGACTACACGGAAGTCATGGATGCGTTGCAGGCGATCTCGGTCAGCTTTGAAGCCGGCGGGACCAACATTGGGGGCGGGATGATGGAAGGATCCGCCGCGGTGACCGACCAAGCCTTGGGACGTCCTTTTGCCACCAAGGTCGTGATCGTGATGACCGATGGGATTCATAACTACGGAAAAGATCCCGTCAACGCCGCCTACAGCCTGTATCACAACGGGATCACCGTTTTCACCATCACGTTCAGTGATGAAGCGGATCAAAACAAGATGAAAAAGGTCGCCGACATCTGTGGCGGCCAACACTTTCACGCCGTGACCGCGGCTCAGCTGGCGGACGCGTTTCGTGAAATCGCCCGTCGTTTGCCCAGTCTTTTGACCAAGTGA
- a CDS encoding TadE/TadG family type IV pilus assembly protein has product MQRSGNDSAGRTGAAAVEFAFCLVLLVMLIFGGIELSRASMLKHVADHSAYIAARTVIVPGSKSSTAKDMAKDYLAKHGINSATITVTPETLGESDTSVNVSVKIPVSENVWLSPQYTSGDVEGHCTLMTERAPIVLAKSLPTPPPPPPPPPEPDPEPEPEPEPEPEPEPEPAPEPEPAPEPSPPPPPPPPPPPPPPPPML; this is encoded by the coding sequence GTGCAACGATCTGGTAACGATTCGGCTGGGAGAACGGGGGCCGCTGCGGTCGAATTCGCATTCTGTTTGGTATTGTTGGTGATGCTGATTTTTGGCGGCATCGAACTGTCCCGCGCCAGCATGTTGAAACACGTCGCCGACCACTCGGCCTACATCGCGGCAAGAACCGTGATCGTTCCGGGCTCCAAGTCGTCCACGGCCAAAGACATGGCCAAGGATTATTTGGCCAAGCACGGGATCAATTCGGCGACGATCACGGTAACGCCGGAAACGCTGGGCGAATCGGACACGTCGGTCAACGTGTCCGTGAAGATTCCTGTTTCGGAAAACGTTTGGTTGTCACCCCAGTACACCAGCGGCGATGTGGAGGGGCACTGCACGTTGATGACCGAACGAGCGCCCATCGTGCTGGCAAAATCGTTGCCGACGCCTCCACCCCCGCCGCCTCCACCACCGGAACCCGACCCGGAGCCAGAGCCGGAACCCGAACCCGAACCGGAGCCGGAGCCGGAACCAGCACCGGAGCCTGAGCCGGCACCCGAGCCATCGCCACCCCCACCGCCTCCACCACCTCCGCCCCCGCCTCCTCCTCCACCCATGCTGTAA
- a CDS encoding FdhF/YdeP family oxidoreductase, translating to MVKVNSGGGWRAIAYSFKKGRQAGGMWKFYRALRSKNACKTCALGMGGQKGGMVNEVGSFPEVCKKSMQAMASDMQGGIDPNFWKQNSIESLQRLTPRELEYLGRLVHPVRYRRGQSHFETITWEQAFDTIVGKLREVTPDETFWYFSGRSSNEAGFLLQLMARLYGTNNVNNCSYYCHQASGVGLNSSVGSGTATIQLEDLEHADCVMLIGGNPASNHPRLMSSLLKVRRSGGKVIVINPVRETGLIRFRIPSDPRSLLGGSKIATHYYQPHIGGDLALLWGIAKAVRQAGRVDLDFLSQHCRHHDEWLAAVDAMDWAEIVAKSGVSQAEMEEIADVYGQCNRAVFAWTMGITHHQHGVLNVQAISALALCRGMVGRPGSGLMPIRGHSNVQGIGSVGVTPRLKKQIFDALQEKYGIQLPTSAGKDTLACMESAHQGDLKVGFCLGGNLYGSNPDSAYAAAALSNLQMNVMLSTTMNTGHVHGLADDTIILPVLARDEEPQPTTQESMFNYVRLSDGGPRRLPGPRSEIDVISTIASRLMPDTQGVDWTAMGQTSTIRQWIGEVIPGFEKIKSIDQSKEEFQIAGRTFHQPSFGTKDGKAILHVHALPPLAAEGPGRLRLMTVRSEGQFNTVVYEDEDLYRNQTARDIILIHPDDFPTLGIQPESRVTVSSDTGRMENILARPYPDIRSGNALMYYPESNVLVPRSIDPKSKTPAFKGVVITVTPQERGSVAPAG from the coding sequence ATGGTCAAAGTCAACAGCGGCGGCGGATGGCGGGCAATCGCCTATTCATTCAAGAAGGGCCGTCAAGCCGGCGGGATGTGGAAGTTCTACCGGGCGCTGCGCAGTAAGAATGCGTGCAAAACCTGCGCACTGGGCATGGGCGGCCAGAAAGGCGGCATGGTCAACGAGGTCGGGTCGTTTCCCGAGGTCTGTAAGAAAAGCATGCAGGCCATGGCGTCGGACATGCAAGGCGGAATCGATCCAAACTTTTGGAAGCAGAACAGTATCGAATCGCTTCAGCGTTTGACGCCACGCGAACTGGAATATCTGGGACGTTTGGTGCATCCGGTTCGCTATCGCCGCGGCCAATCCCACTTTGAAACGATCACTTGGGAACAGGCGTTTGACACGATCGTCGGCAAGCTGCGTGAAGTCACACCGGACGAAACGTTCTGGTACTTCAGCGGACGCAGCAGCAACGAAGCCGGTTTCCTTCTGCAGTTGATGGCACGTTTGTATGGCACCAACAACGTCAATAACTGCAGCTACTACTGTCACCAAGCCAGCGGCGTGGGCCTGAATTCCAGCGTCGGCAGTGGGACGGCGACGATCCAGTTGGAAGACTTGGAACACGCCGATTGCGTCATGCTGATCGGCGGGAATCCGGCCAGCAATCACCCGCGATTGATGAGCAGCCTGTTGAAGGTGCGTCGGTCCGGCGGCAAGGTCATCGTCATCAATCCGGTCCGCGAGACAGGATTGATTCGGTTTCGCATTCCCAGCGACCCGCGTTCGCTGTTGGGCGGGTCAAAGATCGCAACCCACTATTATCAACCTCACATCGGCGGCGACTTGGCGTTGTTGTGGGGGATCGCCAAAGCCGTGCGTCAGGCTGGCAGGGTGGATTTGGATTTCTTGTCGCAACATTGCCGCCATCATGACGAATGGTTGGCGGCGGTCGATGCCATGGACTGGGCGGAGATCGTTGCGAAGTCGGGCGTTTCGCAAGCCGAGATGGAAGAGATTGCGGACGTCTATGGTCAATGCAACCGCGCGGTGTTCGCCTGGACGATGGGCATCACGCACCATCAGCACGGCGTGTTGAATGTTCAAGCGATCTCTGCGTTGGCGTTGTGCCGCGGGATGGTGGGGCGACCGGGCAGCGGATTGATGCCGATCCGTGGTCACAGCAACGTCCAGGGGATCGGCAGCGTGGGGGTGACCCCGCGGTTGAAGAAACAGATCTTTGATGCCTTGCAAGAAAAATACGGCATCCAGTTGCCCACGAGCGCGGGTAAAGACACGTTGGCGTGTATGGAATCTGCCCACCAAGGTGACTTGAAAGTCGGGTTCTGTTTGGGCGGGAATTTGTACGGCAGCAATCCGGATTCGGCTTATGCCGCGGCCGCTCTGTCCAACTTGCAGATGAACGTGATGCTTAGCACGACCATGAACACCGGGCACGTTCACGGGCTGGCCGACGACACGATCATCTTGCCAGTCTTGGCCCGCGATGAAGAACCCCAGCCGACGACCCAAGAATCGATGTTCAACTATGTTCGGTTGTCCGATGGTGGGCCGCGGCGTTTACCGGGGCCACGAAGCGAGATCGATGTGATTTCCACCATCGCGTCGCGTTTGATGCCCGATACTCAGGGTGTCGATTGGACCGCGATGGGACAGACGTCGACGATCCGCCAGTGGATCGGCGAAGTCATCCCAGGATTCGAAAAGATCAAGTCGATCGATCAGAGTAAGGAAGAGTTCCAGATCGCCGGACGCACGTTCCACCAACCCAGCTTTGGGACCAAGGATGGCAAAGCGATTTTGCACGTCCATGCGTTGCCGCCGCTGGCCGCCGAAGGTCCGGGACGATTGCGATTGATGACCGTCCGCAGCGAAGGCCAGTTCAATACGGTGGTGTACGAAGACGAAGATTTGTACCGCAATCAGACTGCGCGAGACATCATCTTGATCCATCCCGACGATTTCCCCACGCTGGGAATCCAGCCGGAATCTCGCGTTACCGTTTCCAGTGACACCGGCCGGATGGAAAACATTTTGGCGCGACCTTATCCCGACATCCGCTCGGGAAATGCGTTGATGTACTATCCGGAAAGCAACGTTTTGGTTCCCAGGTCGATCGATCCGAAAAGCAAAACACCGGCATTCAAGGGCGTGGTGATCACCGTGACCCCACAAGAACGCGGCTCGGTCGCACCGGCGGGATGA
- a CDS encoding SufE family protein has product MIDEIVQDIEDCDDPREQFELLIELGDQAESLDDKWKIENFRVQGCTSNVWLVALPDDSSPSGLKFLADSDAHLVRGLVTLVLYLVKDKTAEEIAAYDFESKFEQLGLARHLSSARSNGLKSMADRVRQLSQMPAE; this is encoded by the coding sequence ATGATCGACGAAATCGTCCAGGACATTGAAGATTGCGATGACCCCCGTGAACAGTTCGAACTGTTGATCGAGTTGGGGGATCAAGCCGAATCGTTGGACGATAAGTGGAAGATCGAAAACTTTCGCGTCCAAGGCTGCACGTCCAACGTCTGGCTGGTCGCGTTGCCCGATGATTCTTCGCCCAGCGGGTTGAAATTCCTGGCCGACAGTGACGCGCATTTGGTCCGCGGCTTAGTCACGCTGGTGCTGTATCTGGTCAAGGACAAGACCGCCGAAGAGATCGCGGCGTATGATTTTGAAAGCAAGTTTGAACAGCTGGGTTTGGCTCGCCACCTAAGTTCCGCTCGCAGCAACGGTCTGAAAAGCATGGCCGACCGAGTTCGGCAGCTATCGCAAATGCCCGCCGAATAG
- a CDS encoding transposase, which translates to MPNHVHLLASFRSQQSLIEQCDSWLHFTAKEVNRALSRKGKLWQQEPFDHLVRSPRQYEYLRNYIRLNGPKANLAHGEYLYRRYRS; encoded by the coding sequence ATGCCAAATCATGTTCATTTGCTTGCCAGCTTTCGGTCGCAACAGTCACTTATCGAACAATGCGATTCTTGGCTTCATTTCACCGCCAAAGAGGTCAACCGAGCACTTTCACGAAAGGGAAAGTTATGGCAGCAAGAGCCGTTTGATCACTTGGTCCGGAGCCCTAGACAATATGAATACCTGAGGAATTACATTCGCCTTAACGGCCCCAAAGCGAATCTTGCACACGGCGAGTATCTGTATCGTCGTTACCGCAGTTAG
- a CDS encoding ankyrin repeat domain-containing protein, which yields MIAALTFQQSQKLLGMTRIQFVFPAIVMGMILAIAASAADVQSSAPTTHSSNSRSLVDALEAGRTDALDSLNEVSVKQRQPDGMTALHWAVRHGKSDWVTAIIDAGADVDAVTDYSISPLAIACENGDATIAKILLSAGASPDLTTAGKVTCLMLAARGGDVDVIDTLLRQGADVNAKQRSGQTALMWAAAAGNADAIDRLIAGGANIDESLRSGFTPMMFACRNGHIEAAMRLLDHGVDISAAMEPKNTSGRNPRKGMTALMLAVESGHFDLALRLVQRGADPNDQSSEFAPLHALAWVRRPQVGDTPEGDPPPQIHGNVSSLEFAAKLIDAGADVNLKLRRGKAPGKARFNTRGATPFLMASQTCDLPYMQLLQDHGADPMITNHDDCTALMVAAGVGVHHVGEHPGTIDEVRQAVQWLVELGLDINHVDKNGETAMHGAAYRCYPEIVRLVAKLGADPEIWNHKNRHGWSPLTIAKGYRPGSFKPDPPTIEAVMEVGKITDEDAPTERGWQG from the coding sequence ATGATTGCCGCTTTGACGTTCCAACAATCGCAAAAGCTTCTCGGTATGACGCGAATCCAGTTTGTCTTTCCGGCAATCGTCATGGGCATGATTTTGGCGATCGCTGCATCCGCTGCGGATGTGCAATCATCGGCCCCCACAACGCATTCATCGAATTCAAGATCCTTGGTCGATGCGCTGGAAGCCGGCAGAACCGATGCGCTCGATTCGCTGAATGAAGTTTCCGTCAAACAGCGTCAACCCGACGGCATGACGGCACTTCACTGGGCGGTACGGCACGGTAAATCGGACTGGGTGACCGCGATCATCGACGCCGGGGCCGACGTCGATGCGGTGACGGATTACTCCATCAGCCCGCTTGCGATCGCTTGTGAAAATGGCGACGCGACAATCGCCAAAATTTTGTTGTCTGCCGGTGCATCACCCGATCTGACCACCGCCGGCAAGGTGACGTGCTTGATGCTGGCGGCACGCGGCGGTGACGTGGACGTGATCGACACGCTGCTGCGTCAGGGAGCCGACGTGAACGCGAAACAACGCAGCGGCCAAACGGCATTGATGTGGGCCGCGGCGGCCGGCAACGCCGATGCGATCGATCGACTCATCGCCGGTGGTGCGAACATTGATGAATCGCTGCGTTCGGGATTCACACCGATGATGTTTGCCTGTCGCAACGGCCATATCGAAGCCGCAATGCGTTTGCTCGATCACGGTGTCGACATCTCGGCGGCGATGGAACCCAAAAACACGTCGGGGCGAAACCCGCGCAAAGGCATGACGGCTTTGATGCTGGCGGTCGAAAGTGGCCATTTCGATCTGGCACTGCGGTTGGTCCAACGTGGCGCCGACCCCAATGACCAGTCCAGCGAATTCGCGCCCCTGCACGCACTGGCCTGGGTCCGTCGCCCGCAAGTCGGCGACACCCCCGAAGGCGACCCGCCGCCGCAGATTCACGGAAACGTCTCCAGTCTTGAATTTGCCGCCAAGTTGATCGATGCGGGCGCCGACGTGAACCTGAAATTGCGTCGTGGCAAAGCACCCGGCAAAGCCCGCTTCAACACACGTGGCGCGACACCGTTCTTGATGGCCAGCCAAACCTGTGACTTACCCTACATGCAATTGTTGCAGGACCACGGCGCCGATCCGATGATCACCAACCACGACGACTGCACTGCGCTGATGGTGGCCGCCGGTGTCGGCGTTCATCACGTGGGCGAACATCCGGGCACGATCGACGAAGTCCGACAAGCGGTCCAGTGGCTGGTAGAACTGGGATTGGACATCAATCACGTTGATAAGAATGGTGAAACGGCGATGCACGGAGCCGCTTATCGATGCTATCCCGAAATCGTTCGACTGGTGGCCAAGCTGGGCGCGGATCCGGAAATATGGAACCACAAGAATCGACACGGATGGTCGCCGCTGACGATCGCCAAAGGTTATCGACCGGGATCTTTCAAACCCGATCCGCCCACCATCGAAGCGGTCATGGAAGTCGGCAAAATCACCGACGAAGACGCCCCCACCGAACGCGGCTGGCAGGGCTAG
- a CDS encoding DUF1552 domain-containing protein gives MTSPKRPSNSGSRFGQYVTRTSLPRRTVLRGLGATIALPLLDAMVPSLTAAESTPAAAKNLRRVGYIYIPMGFNPAQWTPEGESLDTLPSSLAPLESVKDQVTVISNMHLQNAYPGSHATSNSAFLSAAQAKLTESSDYYLGTTVDQIAAKQFGHQTQLPSLELSMDLLSTVGQCDNGYACVYQNNLSWSSPTTPLPAEAHPRIVFETLFGEGGTPEQRAEALRARASLLDSVTDEIKRLKLALGSDDRNKIDDYIESIREVERRIEHAERTAQDNPLPDLDRPVGVPVAYADHAELMFDLQLLAFRGDITRIVTFQLARESSTRTYPEIGVPEPHHPVTHHGNNPQKLAKVAKINQYHISLFAKFLEKMAATPEADGNLLDHSLYMYGSGMGDPDAHDHHNLPVVVAGGAAGKMRGGRHIRYENPEPLSNLHLTLLNKVGVPLETFADSTGRVEDLFDPVNV, from the coding sequence ATGACGTCACCGAAACGCCCTTCGAATTCCGGTTCGCGATTCGGCCAATACGTCACGCGAACATCGTTGCCTCGTCGCACCGTGCTGCGTGGCTTGGGCGCGACGATCGCCTTGCCGCTGCTCGACGCGATGGTTCCCAGTTTGACCGCCGCGGAATCCACACCGGCGGCGGCAAAGAACTTGCGACGCGTCGGATACATCTACATTCCAATGGGTTTCAATCCGGCCCAGTGGACGCCCGAGGGCGAATCGTTGGACACGTTACCGTCCAGCCTTGCACCGCTGGAAAGCGTCAAAGACCAGGTGACGGTGATCAGCAACATGCACCTGCAGAACGCTTATCCCGGGTCTCACGCGACCAGCAACAGCGCGTTTCTGAGTGCGGCACAAGCCAAACTGACCGAAAGCAGCGATTACTACCTGGGCACCACCGTCGACCAGATCGCCGCCAAACAATTCGGACATCAAACTCAATTGCCGTCGCTGGAACTTTCGATGGACTTGTTGTCCACCGTCGGCCAGTGCGACAACGGTTACGCGTGTGTCTATCAAAACAATTTATCTTGGTCATCGCCGACGACACCGTTGCCGGCCGAGGCGCATCCGCGGATCGTGTTCGAAACCTTGTTCGGCGAAGGCGGCACGCCCGAGCAACGTGCCGAGGCGCTGCGTGCTCGGGCCAGCCTGCTGGATTCGGTCACCGATGAGATCAAGCGTTTGAAGCTGGCTTTGGGATCCGACGACCGCAACAAGATCGACGACTACATCGAAAGCATTCGCGAAGTCGAACGACGCATCGAACACGCCGAACGCACGGCGCAGGACAACCCGTTGCCCGACTTGGACCGCCCGGTCGGCGTCCCGGTCGCCTATGCGGATCACGCGGAATTGATGTTCGATCTGCAGTTGCTGGCCTTCCGCGGCGACATCACTCGCATCGTCACCTTCCAACTGGCACGCGAATCCAGCACTCGGACGTATCCCGAAATTGGTGTTCCCGAACCGCACCATCCGGTCACCCACCACGGCAACAATCCACAAAAGCTGGCCAAGGTCGCCAAGATCAACCAGTACCACATTTCGTTGTTTGCCAAGTTCTTGGAAAAGATGGCCGCGACCCCCGAGGCCGACGGCAATCTGTTGGATCATTCGCTTTACATGTACGGCAGCGGGATGGGTGACCCCGACGCGCACGACCATCACAACTTGCCGGTGGTCGTTGCCGGCGGTGCGGCGGGCAAGATGCGTGGCGGACGTCACATTCGCTACGAAAACCCCGAACCGCTTTCCAACTTGCACCTGACACTTTTGAACAAAGTCGGCGTGCCTTTGGAAACCTTCGCCGACAGCACCGGTCGTGTCGAAGACCTGTTCGACCCGGTCAACGTTTGA
- a CDS encoding DUF1592 domain-containing protein — translation MTRTDLPDRRAPAFDNAAPTKRRPCRLAIIRHVFRSLVCILAFGWCFLAVANPPASADPPATVSGDQVRVVTEFVESYCLDCHNADDAVGGLDLETTPIGQASWDDETGQWSGWENIYKRVASRQMPPADAYRPDDDEYAVATKALAGVLDGVAESKQTLTPSDSMRRLTRTEYQNSVRDLLDIEIDATRWIPKDESSHGFDNITVGELSPALMSRYLTAAEKISRIAVARPTGTPMGLTVRLPADLTQEHHLPGLPLGTRGGTNIRHTFAESGIYEIAVRLTRDRDEMVEGLYRPHDLDVLVDRHRHHRFHIQPPENGKDFTHVDTNLKVRVPITAGPHDIAVTFVSQGESLREIKRQPFDAAYNRHRHPRQQPALFEVSMVGPLTDPQSAHSAQPITPEPASPVDTPSRRRIFTVRPDDDSLASQLAAAETIFAKLLRHAYRRQIGPDDLAVPIKFFRDAVQTTVTTSKSATVSHRSNSTADGRFEFGIQRGIAAILVNPHFLFRIERPAETAGLHRVSDTELASRLSYFLYASLPDEGLLDLAASNRLSDAEVLDKQVRRMLDDPRSDSLVTNFAAQWLYLKNLDGVKPDLRRFPDFDENLRRAFRTETESLFRHIKEHDESVLGLIDSDFTYLNERLAVHYEIPGVVGSHFRRVDLSPDSNRGGLLRHGSILAVTSYSTRTSPTIRGNWVLENLVGTPPPPPPPDVPALKEKQSLTDATFRQRLATHRENPACASCHALIDPVGFSLDHYDAVGRYRRFDADDTPVDSSGTLPDGTEVTGVKDLEASLTRHPEMFVTCLVEKMLTYALGRGVDHRDAAAVRRIVSESAQNDYRFSSIIRNIVASRPFQSRYHPPKDPS, via the coding sequence ATGACTCGAACGGATCTTCCGGACCGTCGTGCGCCCGCCTTTGACAACGCTGCACCGACCAAGCGTCGGCCATGTCGCTTGGCGATAATCCGACATGTCTTTCGTTCACTGGTGTGCATCCTGGCGTTCGGATGGTGTTTCTTGGCGGTCGCCAATCCCCCGGCATCGGCCGATCCGCCGGCAACGGTTTCGGGCGACCAAGTGCGTGTGGTGACCGAGTTCGTCGAATCGTATTGTCTGGATTGCCACAACGCCGACGACGCGGTCGGCGGACTGGATTTGGAAACCACACCGATCGGTCAAGCAAGCTGGGACGACGAGACAGGACAATGGTCGGGCTGGGAAAACATTTACAAACGAGTGGCGTCGCGCCAGATGCCACCGGCCGATGCGTACCGTCCGGACGATGACGAATACGCCGTGGCCACCAAAGCTTTGGCGGGCGTGCTGGATGGTGTTGCTGAATCCAAGCAAACGTTGACGCCCAGCGATTCGATGCGTCGTCTGACACGAACGGAATATCAAAACAGTGTTCGTGATTTACTGGACATCGAAATCGATGCGACGCGTTGGATTCCCAAAGACGAATCCAGCCATGGTTTTGACAACATCACGGTTGGTGAATTATCGCCGGCTTTGATGAGCCGGTATTTGACGGCGGCCGAAAAAATCAGCCGAATCGCGGTCGCCCGGCCGACCGGAACGCCGATGGGCTTGACGGTTCGCTTGCCTGCCGATTTGACTCAAGAACACCATTTGCCCGGGCTGCCCCTGGGCACACGTGGCGGCACGAACATCCGACACACCTTTGCGGAATCCGGTATCTACGAAATCGCCGTCCGCCTGACCCGCGACCGTGATGAAATGGTCGAAGGTTTGTATCGGCCTCACGACTTGGATGTCTTGGTCGACCGCCATCGACACCACCGGTTTCATATCCAGCCGCCGGAAAACGGCAAAGACTTCACGCACGTCGACACCAACTTGAAAGTTCGCGTTCCGATCACGGCCGGACCGCATGACATTGCGGTGACGTTTGTCAGCCAAGGTGAATCGCTGCGAGAAATCAAACGCCAGCCCTTCGACGCGGCCTACAACCGGCACCGACACCCACGGCAACAGCCGGCATTGTTCGAAGTCAGCATGGTCGGCCCGTTAACTGATCCTCAGAGCGCCCATAGCGCACAGCCGATTACACCGGAGCCCGCCAGCCCCGTCGACACGCCCAGCCGGCGGCGGATCTTTACCGTCCGCCCCGACGACGATTCGCTGGCGTCGCAGCTTGCCGCGGCGGAAACGATTTTCGCAAAGCTGTTGCGACACGCGTATCGACGCCAAATCGGCCCGGACGACTTAGCGGTTCCCATCAAGTTCTTCCGTGACGCGGTTCAAACCACGGTCACGACGTCTAAGTCGGCCACCGTATCGCATCGCAGCAACTCGACCGCGGATGGCCGGTTCGAATTCGGCATCCAGCGAGGCATCGCCGCCATCCTGGTTAACCCACACTTTCTGTTTCGAATCGAACGACCAGCGGAAACCGCGGGGCTGCACCGCGTCAGCGATACGGAATTGGCGTCTCGGCTGTCCTACTTTCTGTACGCCAGTCTGCCGGATGAAGGATTGCTGGATCTGGCGGCATCGAACCGGCTGAGCGACGCGGAGGTCTTGGACAAGCAAGTCCGGCGAATGCTCGATGACCCACGCAGCGACAGCCTGGTGACCAACTTTGCGGCCCAGTGGCTGTATTTGAAAAACCTGGACGGCGTGAAGCCTGACCTACGGCGTTTCCCCGACTTTGACGAAAACCTGCGGCGTGCGTTTCGGACGGAAACGGAATCGCTGTTCCGTCACATCAAAGAACACGATGAAAGCGTGCTGGGGCTGATCGACAGCGACTTCACGTACCTGAATGAACGTCTGGCGGTTCACTACGAAATTCCCGGTGTCGTCGGCAGCCATTTCCGACGCGTGGATCTTTCCCCCGATTCGAATCGCGGCGGACTGCTTCGTCACGGCAGCATCCTGGCCGTAACGTCGTATTCCACCCGCACGTCACCAACGATCCGTGGCAACTGGGTGTTGGAAAACTTGGTCGGTACCCCGCCCCCGCCACCGCCGCCGGACGTACCGGCGCTAAAAGAAAAACAAAGTCTGACCGACGCAACGTTTCGCCAACGCTTGGCCACCCACCGTGAAAACCCGGCCTGTGCGTCCTGTCATGCGTTGATCGATCCGGTGGGTTTCTCGCTGGATCACTACGACGCGGTCGGACGATACCGCCGCTTTGATGCCGATGACACTCCGGTCGATTCGTCCGGGACATTGCCCGATGGCACAGAGGTCACCGGGGTGAAAGACCTGGAAGCCAGTTTGACCCGACATCCCGAAATGTTCGTCACGTGTCTGGTGGAAAAGATGCTGACCTACGCCCTGGGACGCGGTGTGGATCATCGTGATGCCGCTGCGGTCCGCCGGATCGTTTCCGAGTCAGCCCAAAACGACTATCGCTTTTCGTCAATCATTCGAAACATCGTGGCCAGCCGGCCGTTTCAATCTCGTTACCATCCGCCCAAGGACCCGTCATGA